The region ggATGTAAAATTTCCAAATCGAGTTGGACTGTTTGTTTTGGTCGGTCATTTAGTCCAGTTTTGTTTgtattataacttaattaaaaattgtCTCCAAACTAAAACCAAAGTaaataattccatttttttttataatatcaaactaaaccaaacggagttgaaatttatatatttcaattcaaaccgaaccaaaaatttgatttttttttcaaatcaaacatactCATCTGCCtggttagatttttggtttaattccatcattttagttcaatttatatttaaatttaactaaaacatttatgtttaaaaccgaaccgatccGAAAAAcccaattttcaaaatattaaatcggaccaaatttgatttggttttatatactatacatttttatttctatatataatttactaaattaaGCAACATTCGAAATATCTCTATTAGTTCtcattttcatttctatttttatttttatttttaatcggGGCCTTAAATTATTAGATGGGCCGGGTGTTGAATTGAATTTGAGGATTGATCCTTAATTCAAGACTGACTGCTATCTAATATTCAAATTCCCCATGATGAGTCCAATGAGCAATGTAATCTCTTTTATGAACCTGCTTGCTATCTTTGGGCCTTTTAGGCTCAATGTGTGTTTAATGTAATATGAGAGATGAATATATAGTTTAACatctgaacttgtacccttttacccatctgacccttaaatttaatgtttcacctatcgaatctctaaatttattaaataacctgatttgacccctgaatttgataaatacgtaaacttTTGAACCCCTCTATGCACGATTTCTTCtaaaatgtttcaagtgacaggtagACACGGAGAGattcaatatttacgtatttatcaagttcaggggtcaaataagattatttaacaagttcagacgttcgataggtgagacgttaaaatCAAAGGTTATATGGGTAAaaaggtacaagttcagggatcaaatcatatattaagCCTAATCCTGAGCCTAGTCCGAGCTTGgtataaatttcatatttatcaaatttatactAATTTGGGTTGGACTTTTACGGATATGTGTGAAAAACTAACATAATAACAGAAATTCGAGTCCATTTATACAAATTTATTACGGGCTCAAATTTAAACTgggtttaaaataaaaattaagtgttCATGTTCGGATTAAACGGACGGGTCTGGATAAATCAGGCGAATATTCGAAACCATGATCACGTATACTACATGCACACCAAAACAATTGTGTGACAATTGATTTGTGATATTTTGCCattcatttataataataattatataatgcaACTGTTGCGCCACGTTATTTGTGCAATATTTAATAAGGTGTTAGCATGttcaaatgtttaatgataaaagaaataagtaataaataaaaatttcctaTCGCAAATTATTATTCGTTTGTTGTAAAAATAACGTGACACATCCgttgtgggataaacactctattTATAGCCATTGAAATATATCCcaacaatttgtttttttagttcCCTCTCCGTGATGATGATTGCAGGGGGAGAAATGgaaaaagagaagaaagaaTATGAAACAGAATGATGATGATCGAACGGTCATTTCTTCTTTCTCTATGTTTCTCCCCTAAACTCATTGATCATTTCATTTGTTCTTAATTAGCATTTTGGCCACCTCAAATTGAAATAACACATTTTTTGTATAGCGAAtgataagattttttttagtacagacaaaagaaagataaacatttaaattattaaattatagatATTTTAAATGAATCCAAAAGAATTTATCCATATTTATACATCGGACTATTTCAAAAAGgtcattttttttactaaaacacaaatttaaacactatttctaaaatataacaattttaattatGGAGGTATTCTCCGTCACTTAAATGCATATATAACACTAAATAAGATATACAATATTTCACGTAGTCGTCGCGATGGCACTAGCTCAAAtgacatttttattatttttaataaaatgacaTTTTCGGTCAACAAGATTAGAGATAAATGCTAAGTTTAATGAGTTTGAAAAAACATCATTTTATCGAAATAAAAACGAAGCCGCTCGAGTTACTGACACAATATCAATTATGCGTATCACTTATCCACTCGAATACTAAAAGACAATTTCAGAGtcaaaattatcaaacatataaaaatgCAGTAGTTTATCAAATTTCCAAAGCGGggtcataatatttttttacgaaaagattttttttataaaataatcttaATATATGTATAGTAGTTTAGAGCCAActgtttcaattaatttaaaatttaaactacctgtccataatttttgatttaaaaatatttaacaatcgaaccttaaaattatataaattaatataattccaCACTACTAGGTAACACATTATAATTTGAAAAGCTAAGAAATTTAaggttaaattatttatttatcaaaactaaacttttaaacaagaattttttttatcatgatACCGTTTAATTTTACTATGTTTTtcacaaatattatattttgagatataattaaagatataaaaaagtaaaatgcataaaatttaataaaaaaaattagaaagatatttttgtttaatGGGGAGTAATAATTAAGAGAAAAAGTATAAGTGGAAAAAATGAGACGAGACAGTGTCGTCTTCTTCTTAAGAAAAACAATAGGAGACAATCTctctccttttttttctttcttctgttTTCTTTCTCTCCCTCTTTCGagggttttttttcttttttttttcttttcattttttcttttttgtcatttttagttTACAGTTtgaaaccctaaccctaaaaatTTCTTGATCACTCGCCATAATTTGTAATCAGCTTGTAGACGATGATGCAGCATCATCATCGACTTAAACAACAAGCCATGATGCAGTACCCTCACCCCGCTCTCCTTGCTGCTCCTCAGGttctctgatttttttttaatttttttaatgactcAGTGTGCTTCATTTCTGTGTATGTGATTACAAGATTAGCTTAATTTTGTCGCCTTAGAATcttgttttatttcatttatgCTCTGCTTGATTACTAATGATGTTGATTTGAAGTAAAAATGCTGAGAAATTGGAGGTTATGAACTTGATTAGGTGTTTTTAGGGTTTTATTAGGgttttaattctttttgttccctttttttagtttttatgtttttataaattttgcaGATAGAGCCTATCTTGAGTGGAAATCTGCCTCCTGGCTTTGATCCGGCTACATGTCGCAGTGTGTGAGTCTTGtagccttttttttttctctcttaaaTAGAATTTTAGTTGTTCATTGTTTAGCATTCATACCTTAACTGGGTACTtaaatttcaaatgaaaagattatttcttttatatatgttatctgtttttgttttaaaaaaatggtgtGTCATTTTGTTGTTTACTTGCAGTTGACATACTTTTATGCATACTTTATTTATCCAAATATGCTCTTGAATTTTCCGATTAAAGATTTTGTTTTTGGTGGAATAAAAAATCGTAGGTATGTTGGAAACATCCACCCTCAGGTTACAGAACCTCTGCTTCAAGAGGTTTTTTCGAACACTGGACCCATTGAAGGATGCAAGCTGATTAGGAAAGAAAAggtcatttttaaatttaatgcaGCGTTTTCTATCAATGTTCCTTGCCTTATTTATTATGTCTTATTGGATGCATTCTTTCTTGTTACTGTTATGTTACTCACTTTTGTTTTATTTGCAGTCATCCTATGGTTTTGTTGATTACTTTGACCGTCGATCAGCAGCTCTTTCTATTGTGACCCTTAACGGAAGGCAACTGTAAGTTGAAGATTCGAACTTTTCTGAGGCCTGTTTGAAGTTTGTCATTTCTATTCCCTAATTTATTAATTCTGTTACAGGTTTGGACAACCTATTAAGGTTAATTGGGCTTATGCTAGTAGTCAAAGAGAAGATACATCAGGTAGATAAATGCGACacattttttgtttcttaacttgtTCTATTTTATCAACGTTTCTCATATCTTAATCAATCTTTTCGTTGACACAGGCcatttcaatatttttgttGGTGATCTTAGCCCTGAAGTTACAGATGCTACACTGTATGCCAGTTTCGCTTCGTATCCCAGCTGCTCGTAAGTTATTTCTCTCATTTTATGCTTCTAAAACTAATTTGATTCTTTTCATGTTAAATTTATGTCATCTGGATGGTAATGTTATCATTGCATTCCCTGCAGAGATGCAAGGGTTATGTGGGACCAGAAGACTGGACGATCAAGGGGTTTTGGGTTCGTTTCTTTCAGGAATCAGCAGGTAGTGAAATGCTTTACTGAAATCTTATGAACTCCTCCCTTTGCAAATAGTTGCTCTCCCTTTTTAAAGCTtagtattaatatatttttccaaCATGACAGGATGCTCAGAGTGCAATAAATGACTTAAATGGTATGGAAGTTTCCATGTTTtgatactattttttttactgtCCTTTTTTATccctattttatttatcatatgaGCATTATAAAGGACGCCATTTCAACAGAAGCACGGAGCataattttcttttgaattaCTAACTTAGATGAAATGTGCGTTGGTTGGGAAGCTGGAAAAGCTGAacagttatttaaaatattaagcttGTAGTTGATTAGCAGTTGAATTTACTCTAAATGGAAAACCTTATGGGAACTAAGGCTGCAATAATTGTTGTTTGGAACTTCAAATTGCTTCTCCAGGCTGTTTTCTACGTACAGCTACAGCTTGGTGCACGGGACCGATATTTATGTATATCGGGCTCACACATTCCTATCATTATCTAGGAAACTTACATGCTCACACATGTGTATTAGAATATCTTATGTTTATGGCTGTACACATCCTAGTCTCCGACAGATTTCTTGTTGCGTAGAATGTCTTTAATTTTTGCATTACTCAATTGTGTTTGGTTTTGGTATTGCAGGTAAGTGGATCGGAAGCCGACAAATCAGGTGTAACTGGGCTGCAAAAGGTGCTACCTCAAATGATGACAAGCAGAGTTCTGATGCCAAAAGTGTGGTAGAGTTAACAAATGGAACATCGGGTGAGTTCATCAATCATGACAGAACCTTTAGTTTTTTTGTTTGGATATCATGCTTATCATCTTCTGTTATGTTTTTGACTAACTGTTTCAGTTATGGAATTATCATTTGCCTTACTCTAAAGCTTACAGATCCAAGTTTCTTAATCATGGTGCCTTAAGAATTGCAAGAATATATATCTTTCTGTAAATGTGCAGTAGCAAACGATCTCCCAAATGGCATTATTATGAGATGTAGATTCTGTTTTTGAACCTGTTGAAATAATCTTACATTGCTAACAGTTGTTTGTTTCGATGGTACTTATATGGGCCGCTAAGTTCTTCTTTTCCAGTATTGGTATTGATGTTGGGTGTCCCAGGGTGATTATTTTAGTACTATTTGTATCTGCATAAAATATGCAGTTATTGCATTACACGTGTATCATCTTCCCATGTAAAACTTATATGATACTTTTCTTTAATGTAGAAGACGGCCAAGAAAGCAATGATGATGCACCGGAAAACAATCCTCAATATACCACTGTTTATGTTGGCAATCTTGCTCCTGAGGTAAGGACTCATCTTTAATTTACATCAAgcctttttctttctttactcATGGACATATGATTTGCAGATTACATCTGTGGAGCTTCATCGGCATTTCCATTCACTTGGTGCTGGGACTATTGAAGATGTGCGGGTCCAACGTGATAAAGGTTTTGGTTTTATAAGATACAGTACACATGCTGAAGCTGCTCATGCTATTCAGATAGGAAATGCTCGTATATTGTATGGGAAACCAATGAAGGTGATTTCTTCTtttgatgaaaataaaataaaacccttttttttgttattaactTCATAATGTTAAGGATTTATCTACATTAAAACAAAACAGTTACATACTTGAAAAGAAATATAAGCTGTATAATCTAATTACTATATGCTTTCTGCTTATTTGACTCTATTCTAATGGTCATACGGGTTTTTATGCAATTCCGTGCAATTTTCCAGCATAAGAATAATTTACATAAGATTATTTTGATGTTGCAGTGTTCATGGGGTAGCAAACCGACTCCACCAGGGACGAGCTCTGGCCCTCTTCCTCCACCACCTGCGGTGCTTATGCCAGGTCTATCAATGCCAGGTGTATCAGCTGCTGAGCTTGTAGCCTATGAGCGGCAGATGGCTTTAAGTAAGATTGCGGGTGCACAAGCTCTAATGCTTCCACAAAATCAACATGCTTTGAAGCAGGCAGTCATGGGAATGGGTGCAGTTGGTGCGAGTCAGGCGATATATGACGGTGGGTTCCAAAATGTTGCATCAACACAGCATCTTATGTACTATCAGTAGTAGTATACTGTTACCACAAACTCCCCTTGAGAATCTGGGTAGGGAGGAATAAACAAACATCTGGACAACTGTAGGACAAGTTTATGTGATGTGCCTCGCTAGGTTGCTGTATTTATGTTGTGTTTATGGGATGATATGTTCGCATAATGAGTCGTAATTATACAAGctttatgtttttcttaaaGTAAACCATTAGCTTCTCTTTGGAAAATTACTGGCTATGCAACATAGGAATCTCAAGTGTTTAGCTGCATGCCGGCGGTGGTTACTCATCTCCCATGGAAGGTGTTGAGCTTTCAAAATGTATACTTTAATCTGTCAAGGTGATGAGCCAACTTGAACTTTATTCTGGAcctgtaatttttcttttaggTAGGAGCGTTTAGCTGTTTTTCATTTCCAGTACGTAATTTTAGGTGTACGAAAATGTAGGTTAGAAGTTGGGGATAATTATCTAAACCTCTTAAGACGAGGTTAAAATAATTCAGTCtctttttacatttaaaaaatactataaatttttctttatacAAATTGATGAAAacacaaaaatcaaatatttttttgagaaatagttaataattatttataaacaataaattatctataattattttaaatttgcaaatttttgatattaatattattattatttgaaaataattgttaaattaggatataatatcaatttttttcagaaaaaaataccagaaaaaatttaattttgtttatttagttattttattgctgaaaaaatttaaaaccttcAATactactctctccgtcccatttgtttttacacacagattaaataaacatttattatctttgtcttttcatattttttatgttttgccTTATTTAGAGTTCTTTTAAGATGACTAAAAAAgggtaaaaaaaaatttcaatggaaaaatatttcaaaattagaaatgagttttttttttttaaatgggacggagagAATATATTTTAGTGTATtgataattgataatttttttaatatcatttcatatcaaataaaataataataataaaattttagggatatttgcaaaaaaaaatctgaatgtttcacttttatagcgacTTAATTTCAACgttcaaacattataaaacaaaggattaattccatataaaatcacaacctttacacattttttcattttaatcatatcctttaaaaagtgtcaaataaaatcaccacttttcagttttttgcaaatctatcatcgatgagtaaaattcgatgtctttttcctcccaaataaatgttttaatctgATTAATGCCCTATTAACACATAAAATACATTTCTCTTActtttttcttgttgattccggttgtcAAGTCAATAAAGATATACTGAATTTTCACATTTGtgataaatttacaaaaaaataaaaggtggtgattttatttgacactttttaaagaacgtgattaaaatgaaaaaacatgtaaaggtggtgattttatatggaattaaccctaaaacaaatcccaactttgttcttttttttttattttgtttgtctCAAATTAAATGTTAGCAATGtttattctaaaatatatttttaacctCTCGTTAAATAGTTTCTCTTGAAATATAGAATATTTAATctcatataatttaaaattagtatAATTCAACATGAGAATTCATATTATTTCTTCTAACTCTGATTATAATAATAACTGATTCAATATCCGAATTTATTACATTAAAACTACTTAAGATATTAGAAATTTTAACTTCATATAGTCAatctatttaatactaaaataGTCATATTGATATACTAAATTAGTCGTAttgatattaatattaatattcatattaatattaatatattaccAAACAATATATATCCAGTACATAAATAGAGgacacaaattttaatttatatgcgAAATAGGACTCTAACCCCTGATATTGAAATGTTCAACGATTGTCATGTCCGTTAGGCTATATCCTAATATACGAAAAATTTATAAGAGTTCTATCACCTctaattaaattctttaaaaaaaaaaccctctAATTAAATTATTCGTTGATATCATTAAGCTTGTATATATGGACACTTTATTATAAAGCAGAGTTAGAAGTTGAGAGTTAAATTTTGGGCACACATATTTTTCTGGCTCTAAAGCATAGATTCGTTTTTAGTTTAAAAAGGGCGCATTATAATACTTTAAAGAATAGACCAACAAATTCACGTGATAGGAAATTTGGTTCTTATTCACCAAAAGTTGCATATATTTGCAAagtattttcaatttttgttattctccacacatttaataaacacgaAATAAACATTGATGATGCGGTTTTCAATGTAAAGGTGTTCTTACACAACTGCATCAAATATAAGTTTTCTCTATGATTAAAGGAAGAGCCAAAAAAATGAAGATATTTGCTACTTTCATATGGATAATGTTGCCCGGAAATAAAAATGTCGATATgaaaatgttaaatttaaaaagagatAATGATTTTTTAGAAATGAATTATAAATATAAGATTTTGGAGTTTTATAAATGTTGACAAAataccgaaaaataaaaatctacgAGCTTACGTGCAACATGGCTATATAATAGTATCCAAAGGCATATATGTGGTGAAAATAGTAGTTAAaccataaaatgaaaaaaaattagagagtttttttttctttgaatagGCTCACAAGCTCGATCGTgtcacttaatttttttttctttataaggGAAATATTCAATAGGAGATTTGAGACTTTTTACTTCAAAAAATTTGGTATTGCGATTACACGAAAACAACCGGTGGTTGGAAAATAAACGGGATAAAATTGTCAGTAATTTTTGACGTTAACTTTGCGCCTTGTTTACCGACGAGTTCCGTGGATACTTATTACTATCGATTACtcatttaatcataaaaatttatttttgttagtaATATGTTgttttctaattataaaatataaaggaaaatctctaaaaaataaataaaaataattagtgaCTGACGGCTATGAGTACGGCCCCGGCCACCGACCCACCCGTCCCTACGGTGCCGCCTCTGGGTGGAGGTTTTGCTTGTATTCtcctgtttttatttttctgttcaTTCAATTTCAGTGGGCTGGTTTTCTGGTTCGACAGCCCTCCAGCTGGGTTATGCATAATACATGCAACGTACAAAATATCCGATTCTAATTTGCAAAtatgcttttttattttatttttgattagtATATATTTCAAGGACTGTCTTCTATCAGGTATCGGTCCTACTCCTTCATAATGGGTCACTATTTCAGcaattaatttcttttgtttttgttttcttccgtgtcttaaattattatttctgaATAGACTGatttgacataaatttataattaaatgaaTAAGTTCAGACTGTAATTTCCTGAAATTCTCTCGGAAAAAGCATA is a window of Mercurialis annua linkage group LG2, ddMerAnnu1.2, whole genome shotgun sequence DNA encoding:
- the LOC126667965 gene encoding oligouridylate-binding protein 1-like isoform X2 gives rise to the protein MMQHHHRLKQQAMMQYPHPALLAAPQIEPILSGNLPPGFDPATCRSVYVGNIHPQVTEPLLQEVFSNTGPIEGCKLIRKEKSSYGFVDYFDRRSAALSIVTLNGRQLFGQPIKVNWAYASSQREDTSGHFNIFVGDLSPEVTDATLYASFASYPSCSDARVMWDQKTGRSRGFGFVSFRNQQDAQSAINDLNGKWIGSRQIRCNWAAKGATSNDDKQSSDAKSVVELTNGTSDGQESNDDAPENNPQYTTVYVGNLAPEITSVELHRHFHSLGAGTIEDVRVQRDKGFGFIRYSTHAEAAHAIQIGNARILYGKPMKCSWGSKPTPPGTSSGPLPPPPAVLMPGLSMPGVSAAELVAYERQMALSKIAGAQALMLPQNQHALKQAVMGMGAVGASQAIYDGGFQNVASTQHLMYYQ
- the LOC126667965 gene encoding oligouridylate-binding protein 1-like isoform X1 yields the protein MMQHHHRLKQQAMMQYPHPALLAAPQIEPILSGNLPPGFDPATCRSVYVGNIHPQVTEPLLQEVFSNTGPIEGCKLIRKEKSSYGFVDYFDRRSAALSIVTLNGRQLFGQPIKVNWAYASSQREDTSGHFNIFVGDLSPEVTDATLYASFASYPSCSDARVMWDQKTGRSRGFGFVSFRNQQDAQSAINDLNGKWIGSRQIRCNWAAKGATSNDDKQSSDAKSVVELTNGTSEDGQESNDDAPENNPQYTTVYVGNLAPEITSVELHRHFHSLGAGTIEDVRVQRDKGFGFIRYSTHAEAAHAIQIGNARILYGKPMKCSWGSKPTPPGTSSGPLPPPPAVLMPGLSMPGVSAAELVAYERQMALSKIAGAQALMLPQNQHALKQAVMGMGAVGASQAIYDGGFQNVASTQHLMYYQ